A genome region from Glycine max cultivar Williams 82 chromosome 5, Glycine_max_v4.0, whole genome shotgun sequence includes the following:
- the LOC100816134 gene encoding probable disease resistance protein At5g66900: MEETTERVALQERLRMMSSEIVEKGQSSESNKQILRSTLKDNAPVVLEIKQYNEHLNPPREEINTLIGEKDAKEKFVCKCFSKCLSLFLCRFGQKRGHSFAGGEKQALVAKDIEENLYKMREILELLSKGSFEKNLGGVGGPMKCPFGVPQKPEFTVGLDEPLSKLKVEVLRDGVSVVLLTGLGGTGKTTLATKLCWDEQVKGKFSENIIFVTFSKTPQLKIIVERLFEHCGCQVPDFQSDEDAVNQLGLLLRQIGRSSVLLVLDDVWPGSEALVEKFKVQIPEYKILVTSRVAFSSFGTQCILKPLVHEDAVTLFRHYALLEEHGSSIPDEELVQKVVRICKGLPLAVKVIGRSLSHQPSELWLKMVEELSQHSILDSNTELLTCLQKILNVLEDDPVIKECFMDLGLFPEDQRIPVTSLIDMWAESHSLDDDGPEAMAIINKLDFMNLANVLVARKNASDTDNYYYNNHFIVLHDLLRELAIYQSTQEPTEEGKRLIIEINQNKPRWWLGEKSTLLKHQQATAQTLSILTDENCTSDWPQMQLAEVEVLIFNIRTKQYFFPDFIEEMNKLKVLIVTNYSFYPSVMNNFELIGSLSNNLKRIRLERISVPSFVAMKNLKKLSLYLCNMKRAFENNDMLISYAFPSLEELNIDYSKDMVGLPKELCDIISLKKLSITNCHKLSALPQEIGKLENLELLRLSSCTDLEGLPDSIGRLSKLRLLDISNCISLPNLPEDFGNLSNLQNLYMTSCARCEVPPSIANLENLKEVVCDEETAASWEDFKPLLPNLKIDVPQVDVNLNWLHTISS, from the exons ATGGAAGAGACTACAGAGCGTGTTGCTCTTCAAGAGAGATTGAGGATGATGTCTTCGGAAATTGTGGAAAAGGGTCAAAGCAGTGAAAGCAACAAGCAAATACTGAGGTCAACACTTAAGGATAACGCTCCCGTGGTGCTAGAGATCAAGCAATACAACGAACACTTGAATCCACCCAGAGAAGAAATCAACACCCTTATAGGAGAAAAAGatgcaaaagaaaaatttgtttgTAAATGCTTCTCCAAGTGTCTATCTTTGTTTCTCTGCAGATTTGGGCAGAAGAGGGGTCATTCATTTGCTGGTGGTGAGAAGCAAGCTCTTGTGGCAAAAGATATTGAAGAGAACCTTTACAAAATGAGAGAAATTCTTGAGCTTCTTAGCAAAGGGAGTTTTGAGAAGAATCTTGGTGGTGTTGGAGGACCAATGAAGTGTCCTTTTGGTGTTCCTCAAAAACCAGAATTCACTGTTGGGTTGGATGAACCGTTGAGTAAGTTGAAGGTGGAGGTTCTTAGAGATGGTGTGTCCGTTGTTCTGCTAACTGGTTTGGGTGGAACGGGTAAAACCACCTTGGCTACTAAGCTATGCTGGGATGAACAAGTCAAGG GTaaatttagtgaaaatattatatttgtcaCTTTCTCAAAAACGCCCCAGTTGAAGATTATTGTGGAGAGATTATTTGAACACTGTGGATGTCAAGTGCCTGATTTTCAAAGTGATGAAGATGCCGTTAATCAATTGGGACTTTTGCTGAGGCAAATTGGTAGAAGTTCAGTGTTGTTGGTTCTGGATGATGTTTGGCCTGGCTCAGAAGCTCTTGTCGAGAAATTTAAAGTCCAGATACcagaatataaaattttggtgACTTCTAGGGTTGCATTTTCTAGTTTTGGCACACAGTGTATCTTAAAACCACTCGTTCATGAAGATGCAGTAACCCTTTTCCGTCATTATGCTCTCTTAGAAGAACATGGTTCAAGCATTCCTGACGAAGAACTTGTCCAAAAG GTTGTTCGAATCTGCAAGGGTTTACCACTTGCCGTCAAAGTAATTGGGAGATCACTCAGTCATCAGCCTTCTGAGTTGTGGCTAAAGATGGTGGAAGAATTGTCACAGCATTCTATACTTGATTCTAATACTGAACTACTTACATGCCTCCAAAAGATCTTGAATGTTTTGGAAGATGATCCTGTCATCAAGGAGTGCTTCATGGACCTAGGGTTATTTCCTGAAGACCAAAGAATTCCTGTTACCTCTCTCATTGATATGTGGGCAGAGTCGCATAGTCTAGATGATGATGGCCCAGAGGCAATGGCCATTATCAACAAATTAGACTTCATGAATCTGGCTAATGTCTTGGTAGCAAG GAAAAATGCTAGTGACACAGACAATTACTACTACAATAACCATTTCATCGTCCTTCATGACCTTCTGAGAGAACTTGCAATTTATCAAAGCACTCAGGAACCAACGGAAGAGGGAAAAAGATTGATTATTgagataaatcaaaataaacctcGTTGGTGGCTTGGGGAGAAGTCAACACTGCTTAAGCACCAACAGGCCACTGCCCAAACATTGTCTATATTAACTG ATGAAAATTGCACTTCAGATTGGCCCCAAATGCAACTAGCTGAAGTTGAGGTTCTGATTTTTAATATTCGAACTAAACAGTATTTCTTTCCGGATTTCATAGAAGAAATGAACAAACTCAAAGTTCTTATAGTCACAAATTACAGTTTCTATCCTTCTGTAATGAACAACTTTGAGCTGATTGGCTCTTTATCTAATAACCTGAAAAGAATCAGATTAGAGCGGATTTCTGTTCCTTCCTTTGTTGCAATGAAGAATCTTAAAAAGTTATCCCTCTACCTGTGTAATATGAAACGGGCGTTTGAAAACAATGACATGCTAATTTCATATGCTTTTCCAAGTCTTGAAGAGTTGAATATTGACTATAGCAAAGACATGGTGGGATTGCCTAAGGAGCTCTGTGATATTATCTCCCTGAAGAAGCTCAGTATTACTAATTGCCACAAACTCTCTGCACTGCCGCAAGAAATTGGAAAGTTGGAGAATTTGGAACTCCTAAGGCTCAGTTCCTGTACTGATTTGGAAGGGTTACCAGATTCTATTGGAAGGCTTTCAAAGCTACGACTTCTTGATATCTCAAATTGCATAAGCCTTCCTAATTTGCCAGAGGACTTTGGTAATCTGTCTAATCTACAAAATCTCTACATGACAAGTTGTGCAAGGTGTGAAGTGCCACCCTCAATCGCCAATCTTGAGAATTTAAAGGAGGTGGTATGTGATGAAGAGACGGCTGCTTCATGGGAAGATTTCAAACCTCTACTTCCCAATCTAAAGATAGATGTTCCTCAAGTTGATGTTAACTTGAATTGGCTTCATACAATTTCCTCGTAA
- the LOC100793054 gene encoding probable disease resistance protein At5g66900 — protein MEDTAQQIKRPFGVPEGPEFTVGLDVPLSELKVELLKEGVSIIMLTGLGGSGKTTLATKLCWDEQVIGKFKENILFVTFSKKPKLKIIVERLFEHCGYQVPEFQSDEDAVNQLGLLLRKIDASPMLLVLDDVWPGSEALVEKFKVQISDYKILVTSRIAFHRFGTPFILKPLVHNDAITLFRHHALLEKNSSNIPDEDLVQKVVRHCKGLPLAIKVIGRSLSNRSYEMWQKMVEEFSHGHTILDSNIELITSLQKILDVLEDNHIIKECFMDLALFPEGQRIPVAALVDMWVELYGLDNDGIATAIVKKLASMNLANVLVTRKNTSDTDSYYYNNHFIILHDILRDFAIYQSNQEQVEQRKRLMIDITENKPKWWPREKQQGLMIRVLSNIFGWRVEQKPQQIPARALSISTDETCTSYWSHLQPVQAEVLILNFQTNQYTFPKFLKEMSKLKVLTVIHHGFHPSKMNNFELLGSLSNLKRIRLERILVPPFVTLKNLKKLSLFLCNTRQAFENGNMLISDAFPNLEDLNIDYCKDLIELPKGVCDITSLKMLSITNCHKLSALPQQFGNLENLKLLRLSSCTDLQEIPNSIGRLSNLRHMDISNCINLPNLPEDFGNLCNLRNLYMTSCPRCELPPLIINLENLKEVVCDEETAASWEAFKPMLPNLKIDVPQLDVNLNWLHEIRS, from the exons ATGGAAGACACCGCACAACAAATCAAGCGTCCTTTTGGTGTTCCTGAAGGACCAGAATTCACTGTTGGGTTGGATGTACCTTTGAGCGAGTTGAAGGTGGAGCTTCTTAAAGAAGGTGTGTCCATCATTATGCTGACTGGTTTAGGTGGATCAGGAAAAACCACTTTGGCTACAAAGCTTTGTTGGGATGAACAAGTCATAG GTAAATTcaaggaaaatattttatttgtcacCTTCTCAAAAAAGCCTAAGTTGAAGATTATTGTAGAAAGACTATTTGAACATTGTGGATATCAAGTGCCTGAGTTTCAAAGCGATGAAGATGCAGTCAATCAATTGGGActtttgctgaggaaaattgatgcaagTCCTATGTTGCTGGTCCTGGATGATGTCTGGCCTGGCTCAGAAGCCTTAGTTGAGAAATTTAAAGTTCAGATATCAGATTATAAAATTTTGGTGACTTCAAGAATAGCATTCCATAGATTTGGCACTCCATTCATCTTAAAACCTCTTGTTCACAATGATGCAATAACCCTTTTCCGTCACCACGCTCTCTTAGAAAAAAACAGTTCAAACATTCCCGACGAAGATCTTGTCCAAAAG GTTGTGAGACATTGCAAGGGTTTACCGCTTGCCATTAAAGTGATTGGTAGATCACTAAGTAATCGATCTTATGAGATGTGGCAAAAGATGGTGGAGGAATTTTCACATGGTCATACTATACTTGATTCTAACATTGAATTAATTACTTCCCTCCAAAAGATCTTAGATGTCTTGGAAGATAATCACATCATCAAAGAGTGCTTCATGGACTTAGCTTTATTTCCTGAAGGCCAAAGAATTCCTGTTGCTGCTCTTGTTGATATGTGGGTAGAGTTGTATGGACTAGATAATGATGGCATAGCAACGGCCATTGTCAAAAAATTAGCTTCCATGAATCTGGCTAATGTCTTAGTGACAAG GAAAAAtacaagtgatacagacagttaCTATTACAATAACCATTTCATCATTCTCCATGATATTTTAAGAGACTTCGCAATTTATCAAAGCAACCAGGAACAAGTTGAACAGAGAAAAAGACTGATGATTGACATAACAGAAAATAAACCTAAATGGTGGCCCAGAGAAAAACAGCAAGGCTTGATGATCCGCGTACTGTCAAATATTTTTGGATGGCGTGTTGAACAAAAACCCCAACAGATCCCTGCACGGGCATTGTCTATATCGACCG ATGAAACTTGCACATCATATTGGTCCCACCTGCAACCAGTTCAAGCTGAGGTTCTGATTTTAAACTTTCAAACTAATCAGTACACCTTTCCAAAGTTCCTGAAAGAAATGAGTAAACTAAAAGTTCTGACAGTCATACATCATGGTTTCCATCCTTCTAAAATGAACAATTTTGAGTTACTTGGCTCATTATCCAACCTAAAACGAATCAGATTAGAGAGGATTTTGGTTCCTCCCTTTGTCACATTGAAGAATCTAAAAAAGTTATCCCTCTTCTTGTGTAATACAAGACAGGCTTTTGAAAATGGAAACATGCTAATTTCAGATGCTTTTCCAAATCTAGAAGATTTGAATATTGACTATTGCAAAGATCTGATAGAATTGCCTAAGGGGGTCTGTGATATCACCTCCCTGAAGATGCTCAGCATTACTAATTGCCATAAGCTTTCTGCATTGCCTCAACAATTTGGAAACTTGGAGAATTTGAAACTTCTAAGGCTAAGTTCCTGTACTGATTTGCAAGAGATACCAAATTCTATTGGAAGACTTTCGAATCTAAGACATATGGACATCTCAAACTGCATTAACCTTCCAAATTTACCAGAGGACTTTGGTAATCTTTGTAATCTAAGAAATCTGTACATGACAAGTTGTCCAAGGTGTGAATTGCCACCCTTAATCATCAATCTTGAGAATTTAAAAGAGGTGGTATGTGATGAAGAGACGGCTGCTTCATGGGAAGCTTTTAAACCTATGCTTCCCAATCTAAAGATAGATGTTCCTCAACTTGATGTTAACTTAAATTGGCTTCATGAAATTCGCTCCTAA
- the LOC106798795 gene encoding secreted RxLR effector protein 161-like: MEEFKKAMMQEYEMTDLGLMRYFLGMQVKQRPGQIFISQEKYADDLLKKFNMQDCKPLATPMAMNEKLSKDDGQNKVNATVYRSLVGSLIYLTNSRPDIVHAVSIVSRFMSNPSKAHFAAAKRILRYVKGTKDFGILYETDKDFNLTGYTDSDWAGSTDDRKGINGYVFPLGNKAISWASKKQMTIALSSTEAKYMAATSVVCD, encoded by the coding sequence ATGGAAGAATTCAAAAAGGCTATGATGCAAGAGTATGAAATGACCGATCTTGGACTCATGAGATATTTTCTTGGCATGCAAGTCAAGCAAAGACCTGGACAAATATTTATCTCGCAAGAAAAATATGCGGATGACTTACTAAAGAAGTTCAACATGCAAGATTGCAAACCACTTGCCACACCTATGGCGATGAACGAGAAGCTTTCAAAAGATGACGGGCAAAACAAAGTTAATGCAACAGTTTATAGAAGCCTAGTCGGTTCACTAATCTACTTAACCAACTCAAGGCCAGACATCGTACATGCAGTTAGCATCGTGTCTAGATTCATGAGTAACCCAAGCAAAGCACACTTTGCAGCAGCCAAGAGAATCCTAAGATATGTCAAAGGCACAAAGGATTTTGGCATTTTGTACGAGACAGATAAAGACTTTAACTTGACAGGTTATACAGATAGCGACTGGGCAGGAAGCACAGATGATAGAAAAGGCATAAATGGATATGTGTTTCCTCTAGGCAACAAAGCAATATCATGGGCATCAAAGAAGCAAATGACAATTGCTCTATCATCAACAGAAGCAAAATACATGGCTGCAACAAGCGTTGTGTGTGACTAA